In Fusarium oxysporum Fo47 chromosome XI, complete sequence, the following are encoded in one genomic region:
- a CDS encoding carbon-nitrogen hydrolase: MSSRIIKVAVTQAEPVWYDLPATVKKTLHLIAEAASNGARLIAFPECWLPGHPLWIWSNPGDPDLGVNYIKNSPAVDSPEIAAVQACALDNKIAVSLGFSENENNSLYIAQLFIGEDGEIKVHRRKMKPSHMERTVFGDSLAHCLDSVGQLSFARVGGLNCWEHTQPLLKYNSMAQKEEIHVGAWAVNPPHTGGRDLWSTCLEGCHALSSVYAIESGTFVLHCTALISDAAVEKTGTASSLLQFNSGAGASAVFGPDGRRLTELTDPKEETILYADLDMDRILEARMFADPTGHYSRPDLLWLGVDKTFKSVVREGSGAPEVGVI; encoded by the exons ATGTCCTCCCGCATTATCAAAGTCGCAGTCACCCAAGCTGAGCCGGTCTGGTATGACCTTCCGGCTACAGTCAAAAAAACGCTCCACTTGATCGCCGAGGCTGCATCTAACGGCGCCCGGCTTATTGCGTTCCCCGAATGTTGGCTCCCCGGCCACCCTTTGTGGATTTG GTCGAACCCTGGTGACCCGGATCTTGGTGTTAATTATATCAAGAACAGTCCAGCTGTAGACTCGCCTGAGATCGCAGCAGTTCAAGCCTGTGCTCTTGATAATAAGATCGCGGTCTCTTTGGGATTTTCGGAGAATGAGAATAACTCATTGTATATTGCCCAACTCTTCATCGGGGAGGACGGCGAAATCAAGGTCCATCGCCGCAAGATGAAGCCCTCGCATATGGAACGCACCGTATTCGGAGACTCACTGGCCCATTGCCTGGACAGCGTGGGCCAACTATCATTCGCCCGAGTCGGCGGTCTCAACTGCTGGGAGCACACCCAGCCGTTGCTAAAGTATAACTCGATGGCCCAAAAGGAAGAGATCCATGTGGGAGCTTGGGCGGTTAACCCCCCACACACTGGTGGACGGGATCTCTGGTCTACCTGTCTTGAAG GTTGTCACGCGCTCTCTAGCGTATATGCTATCGAGTCTGGCACGTTTGTGCTTCATTGCACTGCACTTATCTCAGACGCGGCAGTTGAGAAGACGGGAACTGCTAGTAGCCTGCTACAGTTTAATAGCGGCGCAGGGGCATCAGCTGTTTTTGGCCCTGATGGGAGACGTCTAACTGAATTGACTGACCCAAAAGAGGAAACTATCTTGTACGCTGATTTAGATATGGACAGGATCTTAGAGGCAAGAATGTTTGCCGATCCCACTGGACACTACAGTCGTCCAGATCTGTTGTGGTTAGGTGTGGATAAGACTTTTAAGAGTGTGGTGAGGGAAGGAAGTGGTGCGCCAGAAGTCGGGGTCATA